One Candidatus Poribacteria bacterium genomic window, AGGTTTTCAGGGTTAAGCGGATCACGTATCTCATTGGGGTTAAACCCCTCACCTTCATCCCTGACCGTGATCGTAAGCCTATCGGTGGAGATCTCAAATTCGAAATGCACCTTTTTGTTGGGATCGTTCTTGTTGCCGTGTTTTATGGCATTCGTCCCAGCTTCGATCACCGCCAGGTTCACCTGTTCTGACGCCTCCTCGGGGAAACCCATCTCCTTCAATATCTCCGAGATGACGGCGTCCAGGATGTAGATGAGCTTCATATCGCTGGAGAATTCGAGTTTTATTAGGTATTCCTGGGGCTTATCCACCGTTTCACTCCTCAATCGGTTATCTTGATCGCTACGATCGTCATGTCATCGGCACGTTGATACGTGCCGCTAAAATCATATAGCTCATCCCTGATCGCCCGACAGAGCTCATCGGCGGAGAGGTAGAGATGATCTCTGATAAACCCCGCCAGTCTCTCCTCTCCGTAGATATCCCCGCCGGGGCTCTCGGTCTCAGTTACCCCATCGGTGTAGAAGAGCAACAGGTCTCCATCCTCCAGCTCCACCTCCACGTCCTCGAACAGGGCGAAGTCGAAGACCCCTAATATCAACCCTCCCTCCCTGAGAAACTCGACCTTTCTGCTTCGCTCATTGGCGCGTATCGGGCTGCAGTGTCCGCCGTTGGCGTATCTGAAGGTAAGGGATCTGGTGTCCAATATGCCGTATATCATCGTGGCGAAGAACTCCGGATCGGTGTCGGTCTGAAGCATATCGTTTATCTTTTTGAGAACGTCACCCGGCGAATCAAGCTCCCGCGAGACGAGCCTCAGAATGGTTCTGACCATGACCATCAACAATGAGGCAGGAAGCCCCTTGCCCCGGATATCGGCTATAGCGATGCCCACCCTGTATTGATCCAACGGGATGTAATCGTAGAAATCACCTGAAACCGTCCTGGAGCTTTCGAGGATATTGCCGAACTGTATTCCCTCCAGATCAGGGGGCTCCTTGGGCAGGAGATTGCGTTGGATCTTAACGGCCGTCTCCAGGCTTGAGCCGAGCTCCTCAACCGACCAGTCTCCCATCGTGCTTATAAGCGGGTTTATGTATCTGATCGTGCGGGTTCTGGAGAGCACCGCCTCGATTCGCGCCGTCAGCTCATCGGCGTCGAAGGGCTTGACGACATAATCATCGGCTCCGGCGCTGAAGCTACGAACCTTATCCCTCTTGTCAGAGGCCGCCGTGAGCATGATTATCGGTATGCTGCTTGTGCGTCTGTCGCCCTTCAGCCTTCGCATCACCTCATACCCGTCCATATCGGGCATACTGATGTCCAGGAGGATCAGATCGGGCATCTCCTCCCTCACCTTCTCCAAAGCCTCCGGGCCGCTTCTGGCGGTTATCACGTCGAATCCATCGGCCGTTAAGCTCAAATCGACCAGATCGAGGATGTCCTCCTCATCATCAACTATCAGTATCTTGGCTCCCATCATTCAACTCCTCCGGGGAAATCAGGGGCAGGAGGAACTTGAAATTGCTCCCCTTTCCCTCCTCGCTTTCGACCCAAATCCTGCCGTTATGGGCTTCAACTATGCTCTTGGCGATCGAAAGGCCGAGCCCAGAACCGCCCTGTTGCCTGGTGTGGACATCACTCAGTTGATAGAATTTGTCGAAGATCTTATCCCGCTGTTCGGGCGGGATCCCCGGCCCGGTATCGATGACCTCCGTCAGCAACATTTTCTCATGAGGTGTGAGCCTCACCGTCACGGTTCCCCCCGGCGGCGTGAATTTGACGGCGTTTGATAGCAGGTTGGTTATCACCTGTCCTATCCTCTCCTCATCGCCCACCGTCATAGGGATATCACCCTTCACCTGAAGTTCCATCTTAACCCCCTTCGCCTCCGCCTGAGGCCTTATCTCCTCCATACGGCTTACGGCGATGTCCAGGAGCGATATCGGCTCCCGCTTCATCTGAACCCTGCCCGATTCGATCCTTGACAGATCCAGAAGATCGTTTATCAGCCGGGTGAGCCTTTTAGCCTGCCTGTCCACCTTCTCGAGGCTGGATCGCTGGCGATCGTTGATCGGTCCGGTCTTGCCGTCCAGGATCAGCGAGATACCGAGCTGGATGGTGGTCAGAGGCGTCCTCAGCTCGTGGGAGACCAGGGAGACAAAATCCGATTTCATCTTATCGATCTCCTTCTCGCGGGTGATATCATCGAACACATAGACCGTTCCCAGCAATATCCCCTCCTCCGAGATGACGGGGCTCGCCAGAACCTTGAGTATCCTCTCCCTTCCCCTGGTTTTTACGGGCACCTCATGGGCGATGGTTTTGCGCTGATGGGTTGAGAGCTGACAGGATTCGAAGAGCCGCTTTAAGGTCGGATCTTCGACGGCCGATTCTATCTCTCTGCCCACATCCTCTCCCCTCATGCCGAGCAGTTCCTCGGCAGCCGGATTGAGATGTACGATTCGGCCCCTTTTGTCCAGGAAAACCAATCCTTCGGCGATGCTGTTGACCACTGCTCTCATCTTCTCCTGTTCATCCGATAGCCTCCCCATCAGCTCTTTCAGGTTCTTCCGCATCAGGTTGAACTCCTCCACCAGCACGCCCACCTCGTTTCTGGAGGTTATGGGTATCTCATCGGCATCGAAGGTGCCCTTTCCTATGGCCCTTGCGGCCTCAGCCAGTTTTATGATCGGGCCTGTGAGCCTTCTGGTGAAGATGACGCCTATAAAGGCCACGACAACGGCCGAGAGGAGGGTGAGCAGGAGGACGTTATTCTTAAGTCTGGATGCGGGGGCGAATGCAACGGAGGTGGGCTGGAAGACCAGAACGGACCAGTCGGTGAGTTTATGACCCATGTATCCGGCGGAATGAGCCCATCCGATCACCTTCTTCCGGCCGCTTTCATCCTCCTCGGTCACATATCCCGATTCGCCCTCCGCCGCCTGGATCGCCTTCATAGCGGCCTCGGTGTAGAGCATCCTGTCCTGAAGTATCCTGATCCCCTTTTTATCGGGTGGTGCGGCGATTACCCTGCCCTGCTCGTCTATGATATAGGCCTCCATCCCCTCCATCAGCCCGTTCAGCCTTCGGACCATATCCCTCAGATCGGAGAGGATGAACGTCACCTCCAGCACGCCTATCGCCCTGTTCGTGCCGCTATCCATCACCGGAACGGCCATATCTATCGAGTGGACCTTGAGATTAGGATCATATTTGATCCTCCCGATGTAGGTGTGTCCGATGCCGTTATTATACGCCTTGCGCCACCAGCTTTCGGAGGATTGATCGAAGTCCAGCACCCATTGGTTGGCATGCACGATGAGGCCGTCTTTATCGGTCAGGATCACCTTTCCGTCCTTGCCTGCTAGAATGGCCAATCCGTTGACGATTTCAACCGCCTTGGGCGAGATAGGTCTTCTCATCTCCCAGGCCCTCTTACGTTCCTTCACCGGCAGGTTCAATTCCTTCAACGCCGCTTCGGCGTTCGACGCCGCGGTTCGAACCTGTTGCAGCCTCCAAAAGAGGCTCATATCCGCTTTATCGATCGATTCCCTCGCCAGTTGAGCGAGGCTCACCCCAATTGAGTTTTCCAAGGCTCGTCTACCACCGGTATAGGCGAAATAAGCCACCCACAGAAGCGGTATGATGGAAACGATGAGAAGGAGAACCGTTAGCTGTGTCTGAAGGCTCTTCCCTCTCTGCGAAAATCGCCTCAGAAAGGTCAACATCCAAACCACGCCCCTTCATTTATCGAAGGAGGCCACCGCCACCTCCAGGTCATCGTATATCTCGAATATCGAAACCAGCCTGGTTATCTCGAGCACCTTCTGCACGGCTTTCTGAGGATTAAACAGAACCAGGTTACCGCCCATCTTCTTGACGGATGTCAACGTCGCAACTATCGCTCCCAAGGCAGAACTATCCAACAGGGGAACATCCGAGAGGTCCAGGATCAGCCTGCCGTTGCTCTGCTTTATCAACCTGTCCATCTCCCGTTTCATCACCGAGGCGCTTTCGCCTATTATCCTGCCGCTTATGGATAGAACAGGAATCTCCCCTTTAAAGGAAGTTTTCATCTCCATACGTTCACCCTCTCCCAGGAGAAATGAGCTTCGTTGCGCATTTCGGTCAAATCGTTTCACATGCTCAATGCTACCTTTTTCCTTCAGATAAGGATTATACACCGAAACCGCCTTCAAGACAAGGATTAATTGAGCTGGCATCCGAATTGCTTAATGAAATGATGGTGTAGTGGGGCCCCGATGTTAACTTCCGCCACCTAGGCGAAGCCAAATGGCCCGATGACTAAAAGTGACTGTGTAATGATACCTCGTCGAGGTGGAATCGTTATGCCTGGTAAGAGAGACATAGCCGTGAGGTTTCTCGCTTTATCCGGTATCACAAGGTTAAAGGAGCTCCTTGGAAGAAAGGATAGGCTCCTTGTGCTGGTCTACCACAGGATCTGCGAGACCGAGGGGTTTATGTGGGATGATGATCTTGTAAGCGCCTCACCTCAACAGTTCGAAAGGCAGGTTCGGTATATCGCCGAGCGGTTCACCCCGATCACCTTCGAGGAGTTGGGGCGGATCCTCGACGGCCGCTCGCCGATGCCCCCCAGACCGGTTATCGTGACCTTTGACGACGGATATATGGATAACTACCTCCAGGCCTTTCCGATCCTCAAACGGTATGGAGTCCCGGCTACCTTCTTCATTCCAGTTGGATTCATCGGAACCCGAAAGGTGACCTGGTGGGATCTCAAGGCTTTTAAGCGAAAAAACGCTCGGCAGCCGAGGGAAGGGCCTGAGTTTATGGGCTGGGAGGAAATCGAGGAGATGGCCGAATGGGGGATGGAATTCGGCTCACACACGGTCAGCCATATATCCCTTGCCAAAGCCTCTGATGTGAGGATAAAGGATGAGCTATCGGCTTCCAAATCGGAGATGGAACATCGGCTCGGAAGGGAAATTACGGCGTTCGCCTATCCTTATGGGGAATGGGACGAAAGAGCCGTAAAGCTGGTGCGCGAGGCAGGTTTCAGATTCGCAGTCACGCTTGAGCATGGTTTAAACCGGCTCGAGAGGTGCCGGGCGAATCCGTTTGCCCTTAAAAGGATCGCCGTGGAGAGACGGGATTCATTCGATTCCTTCAGAGCCAAGATAGGCTTTCCTAAGATCATCAGATACTAAAGTTTATCTCCAGCTCTGCCGAGAAATGAAGATGAGAGATATCAGAGCCGGAGAGGTTAGAGATGTTGTCGATACTGAGATTGGCGGTTATATTTCTCCTGTTGTTCCTTCTCTTCGGAAGGATAAATTGATGAGGCGTAAAATATTGCATATCACCTTCTCGATAGACACGGGGGGACTGGAGATCTTCGTGCTCCGTCTCTGTGAGGGTATCAAAGAGGGATTTGAGCCTCTCCTTTGTACATTCAGTGCCGGCGGCGATCTACGGGGAAGATTTAGAAAGCTGGATGTGCCGGTCTACCATCTGACCAAGCCCGAGGGTTTAACCCCTTCTCTGTCTCTGAAGATCGCCTCGTTGATTAGAAAACTGAAGGTCGATCTGATCCATACTCATAACGTCGGCCCGCTGATCTACGGCGGATTGGCATCCATTATTACGGGCCTTCCCCTCATCCATACCGAGCATAGCCGCCTGCCCAGATGTGAAAAACGGCTGAGATCGATCGAAAAACTGCTGAGCTTAAAAGCATCAAGGATCGTGGCCGTCTCGAAATGCGTCGCCGATCAGCTGATCGAGGAACAGAAGATCAAACCCGAAAAGGTGAAGATCATCCCCAACGGCGTTGACGTAGAGCTGTTCGACAACTCGCGCCGGGAGAGGAAGGATGTCAGAGAGGAGCTGGGAATTGAAGATACGGAGATCGTCATAGGAACGGCGGGTAGACTGGCCGCCGTGAAGGATTATACGACGCTGATTCAAGCCTTTGCCCTCGTCAGGGCTGAGAGCAAAAAGAGGGTTAGGCTTCTGATGGTGGGAGACGGACCGGAGAGGAGAAG contains:
- a CDS encoding ATP-binding protein → MDKPQEYLIKLEFSSDMKLIYILDAVISEILKEMGFPEEASEQVNLAVIEAGTNAIKHGNKNDPNKKVHFEFEISTDRLTITVRDEGEGFNPNEIRDPLNPENLLRPSGRGIFLMRTFMDEVKYNETGTEVTMIKYREPK
- a CDS encoding SpoIIE family protein phosphatase, which codes for MGAKILIVDDEEDILDLVDLSLTADGFDVITARSGPEALEKVREEMPDLILLDISMPDMDGYEVMRRLKGDRRTSSIPIIMLTAASDKRDKVRSFSAGADDYVVKPFDADELTARIEAVLSRTRTIRYINPLISTMGDWSVEELGSSLETAVKIQRNLLPKEPPDLEGIQFGNILESSRTVSGDFYDYIPLDQYRVGIAIADIRGKGLPASLLMVMVRTILRLVSRELDSPGDVLKKINDMLQTDTDPEFFATMIYGILDTRSLTFRYANGGHCSPIRANERSRKVEFLREGGLILGVFDFALFEDVEVELEDGDLLLFYTDGVTETESPGGDIYGEERLAGFIRDHLYLSADELCRAIRDELYDFSGTYQRADDMTIVAIKITD
- a CDS encoding PAS domain-containing protein, which translates into the protein MLTFLRRFSQRGKSLQTQLTVLLLIVSIIPLLWVAYFAYTGGRRALENSIGVSLAQLARESIDKADMSLFWRLQQVRTAASNAEAALKELNLPVKERKRAWEMRRPISPKAVEIVNGLAILAGKDGKVILTDKDGLIVHANQWVLDFDQSSESWWRKAYNNGIGHTYIGRIKYDPNLKVHSIDMAVPVMDSGTNRAIGVLEVTFILSDLRDMVRRLNGLMEGMEAYIIDEQGRVIAAPPDKKGIRILQDRMLYTEAAMKAIQAAEGESGYVTEEDESGRKKVIGWAHSAGYMGHKLTDWSVLVFQPTSVAFAPASRLKNNVLLLTLLSAVVVAFIGVIFTRRLTGPIIKLAEAARAIGKGTFDADEIPITSRNEVGVLVEEFNLMRKNLKELMGRLSDEQEKMRAVVNSIAEGLVFLDKRGRIVHLNPAAEELLGMRGEDVGREIESAVEDPTLKRLFESCQLSTHQRKTIAHEVPVKTRGRERILKVLASPVISEEGILLGTVYVFDDITREKEIDKMKSDFVSLVSHELRTPLTTIQLGISLILDGKTGPINDRQRSSLEKVDRQAKRLTRLINDLLDLSRIESGRVQMKREPISLLDIAVSRMEEIRPQAEAKGVKMELQVKGDIPMTVGDEERIGQVITNLLSNAVKFTPPGGTVTVRLTPHEKMLLTEVIDTGPGIPPEQRDKIFDKFYQLSDVHTRQQGGSGLGLSIAKSIVEAHNGRIWVESEEGKGSNFKFLLPLISPEELNDGSQDTDS
- a CDS encoding STAS domain-containing protein; its protein translation is MEMKTSFKGEIPVLSISGRIIGESASVMKREMDRLIKQSNGRLILDLSDVPLLDSSALGAIVATLTSVKKMGGNLVLFNPQKAVQKVLEITRLVSIFEIYDDLEVAVASFDK
- a CDS encoding polysaccharide deacetylase family protein encodes the protein MPGKRDIAVRFLALSGITRLKELLGRKDRLLVLVYHRICETEGFMWDDDLVSASPQQFERQVRYIAERFTPITFEELGRILDGRSPMPPRPVIVTFDDGYMDNYLQAFPILKRYGVPATFFIPVGFIGTRKVTWWDLKAFKRKNARQPREGPEFMGWEEIEEMAEWGMEFGSHTVSHISLAKASDVRIKDELSASKSEMEHRLGREITAFAYPYGEWDERAVKLVREAGFRFAVTLEHGLNRLERCRANPFALKRIAVERRDSFDSFRAKIGFPKIIRY
- a CDS encoding glycosyltransferase, which codes for MRRKILHITFSIDTGGLEIFVLRLCEGIKEGFEPLLCTFSAGGDLRGRFRKLDVPVYHLTKPEGLTPSLSLKIASLIRKLKVDLIHTHNVGPLIYGGLASIITGLPLIHTEHSRLPRCEKRLRSIEKLLSLKASRIVAVSKCVADQLIEEQKIKPEKVKIIPNGVDVELFDNSRRERKDVREELGIEDTEIVIGTAGRLAAVKDYTTLIQAFALVRAESKKRVRLLMVGDGPERRRLERMSNEIGVGERVIFLGMRDDVARLMAAMDIFALSSIDEGLPLAVLEAMSVGLPIVATDVGGIPEAVEHGLNGFLIPPRSPQQMAIALLKLI